Genomic window (Syntrophorhabdaceae bacterium):
GTGGTGTAAAGAAAAAGATAAGTTCTTGATTATAGATTGCTGGGACAATTTTGACTATTTTCAAATGAATCCAACCGGGAAAATCGATAAGCCATCAAAACCAATTCCGGTCCGACTCTTTGAAACCAGACTGGAAAAACTTAATGTCGCCGAAACAAAGAACGATACGGCGCTTATTGAGAAGACAATTAAGAAACTCCAAGAAGATATTAGCGAGCTTCCGCCTAATAATGTCGTGATCCTCGATGCCAAAAGCAAATTAGAAAAACTTGACGCAACCTTTTGGCAAAAGCTTAATGATGACAAAAAACTTTATTTAGAGATAGAAATTGCTCCACTAATGCGGACACGCACGGGGGAAGATTTCAAAGCAATGAGCTTTGAACTTAAGGTTCTCCACTACTCCATAGCAAAGCTCGGTTCGAGCGATGAAAAAGACAAAAAAGTAAAGACCCTCGAAGAAGTCATAATTGAAATGGTTTCCGATCTGCCTCTTATGGTCAACGTTGTTGCCAAAGAAAAAAACCTTATCGAAGAAGTGCTTCATAATAACTATTTGGCAAAGGCAAGCGATGAAGATTTGGAAGTCTTGATCCAGAAAATAGCGCCACTCATGAAATACCGGGAAGAAGGGATTAAACCAGATCAGACTGCTGTGGATTTTCGGGACATTACCAAAGAAAAAGAGTACATTAAATTTGGACCAGCCCATGAACGATTGACTATTCAAAAATATCGGGAAAAAGTCGAGGCACTTATCAAGAAACTGGAAGAAGAAAATGAAATACTACGAAAAATAAAAAAAGGTGAAGAGATAACGCAAGAAGAAGTGGGAGAACTGGCAAATACCCTGGCTAAATACGAGCCCTATCCAACAGAAGAGAATTTACAAAAAGCCTATGACGCCCGGATGGTGAAATTCTTGGACCTCATTAAGTACATTATGGGTATTGGCGGACTGGTTACTTTTTCGGAAAAAGTGTCCGAGTCGTTTGCGGAATTTATCGCGGAACATAACACAATGACCGCTAAGCAAATCCAATTTCTGCAAACTTTGCAAACGTTCATTATAGAGAATGGGAAATTAACCA
Coding sequences:
- a CDS encoding type I restriction-modification enzyme R subunit C-terminal domain-containing protein, which encodes WCKEKDKFLIIDCWDNFDYFQMNPTGKIDKPSKPIPVRLFETRLEKLNVAETKNDTALIEKTIKKLQEDISELPPNNVVILDAKSKLEKLDATFWQKLNDDKKLYLEIEIAPLMRTRTGEDFKAMSFELKVLHYSIAKLGSSDEKDKKVKTLEEVIIEMVSDLPLMVNVVAKEKNLIEEVLHNNYLAKASDEDLEVLIQKIAPLMKYREEGIKPDQTAVDFRDITKEKEYIKFGPAHERLTIQKYREKVEALIKKLEEENEILRKIKKGEEITQEEVGELANTLAKYEPYPTEENLQKAYDARMVKFLDLIKYIMGIGGLVTFSEKVSESFAEFIAEHNTMTAKQIQFLQTLQTFIIENGKLTKKDLVREPFTKLHANGFLGLFPPMMQQEILKFTNNILHYA